Proteins encoded together in one Pseudomonadota bacterium window:
- the rpsP gene encoding 30S ribosomal protein S16 — MVSIRLSRHGTKKRPFYHIVVTDSRNRRDGRHLERIGYLDPLAGEAAGSCKIDVARAGHWLACGAKASARVAGLLKKHAPPA; from the coding sequence ATGGTCAGCATTCGTCTCAGCCGCCACGGCACCAAGAAGAGGCCCTTCTATCACATCGTGGTGACGGACAGCCGGAACCGGCGCGATGGGCGCCATCTCGAGCGTATCGGCTACCTGGACCCGCTGGCCGGTGAAGCGGCCGGGAGCTGCAAGATCGATGTGGCGCGCGCCGGCCATTGGTTGGCCTGTGGCGCCAAGGCCTCTGCTCGGGTCGCCGGCCTGCTCAAGAAGCACGCCCCGCCGGCCTAG
- the xerD gene encoding site-specific tyrosine recombinase XerD — protein sequence MSEPFPSPRPSPQAAPAEDLWLIEGFLDALWLERGLSDNTLAAYRSDLTRYADWLRGRGLGVFKAQRSDVLGFLGAGSHPGRAVRTMARRLSSLRGFYRHLVQRGRLGEDPSAQVEGARLGRALPAALSETEVDALLGAPDREAVLGLRDVAMLETLYATGLRVSELVGLRASRYNPRQATVRVTGKGGKDRLVPLGASALDLLDRYLRQSRPVLLCSAPSDFLFVTRRGRPLTRQAFWYLIKRYAVRAGIAKPLSPHTLRHAFATHLLDHGADLRVVQLLLGHRDISTTQIYTHVARARLKALHAEHHPRG from the coding sequence ATGAGCGAGCCATTTCCTAGCCCTCGGCCTAGCCCACAAGCGGCGCCGGCCGAAGATCTCTGGCTCATCGAGGGGTTTCTGGACGCCCTGTGGTTGGAGCGCGGGCTGTCCGACAATACCCTAGCCGCCTATCGCAGCGATCTCACACGGTACGCCGACTGGCTGCGCGGCCGCGGGTTGGGTGTGTTCAAGGCACAACGTAGCGATGTGCTGGGTTTCCTGGGGGCGGGATCGCACCCGGGCCGCGCGGTGCGGACCATGGCCCGACGCTTGTCGAGCCTGCGCGGCTTCTACCGGCACCTGGTGCAGCGAGGCCGGCTCGGCGAGGACCCGAGTGCACAGGTGGAAGGCGCGCGTCTGGGACGGGCCTTGCCCGCGGCCTTGAGCGAGACGGAGGTCGATGCGCTCCTCGGTGCCCCCGATCGCGAGGCGGTCCTGGGCCTGCGCGATGTCGCGATGTTGGAAACGCTCTACGCCACGGGACTTCGGGTTTCCGAATTGGTGGGGCTGCGGGCCAGCCGCTACAACCCCAGGCAGGCTACGGTGCGCGTCACCGGCAAGGGTGGCAAGGACCGCCTCGTCCCGCTCGGCGCTAGCGCGCTGGATCTACTCGATCGCTATCTGCGGCAGTCCCGACCCGTGCTCCTCTGCAGCGCGCCGTCCGACTTTTTGTTCGTCACGCGGCGCGGGAGACCCCTGACCCGCCAGGCGTTCTGGTATCTCATCAAGCGCTACGCCGTGCGTGCCGGGATCGCAAAGCCCCTGTCGCCACATACCCTGCGCCATGCCTTCGCCACCCATCTCCTCGATCACGGCGCGGATCTGCGTGTCGTTCAACTGCTGTTGGGGCACCGCGATATCTCGACGACCCAGATCTATACGCACGTGGCACGGGCGCGGCTCAAGGCGCTGCACGCAGAGCACCATCCTCGCGGTTGA
- the truB gene encoding tRNA pseudouridine(55) synthase TruB: MVSQRWPRRDVSGILLFIKSPGLSSNESLQRVKRLYQARKAGHTGSLDRLATGLLPICFGEATKLSGFLLNADKCYRAIVKLGVVTTTGDAEGEVIRERPVGDLDSGRVVGVFRAMLGERTQVPPMHSALKHQGQRLYELAHRGIAIERQPRPIVIHALDLVRFLGDALEITVRCSKGTYLRTLAEDIGEVLGCGAHVAALERTAVGAFEVRDGIDLDGLTEIASTGHTALDARLLPLDCVLPGEPAVALSRDAAYYVGRGQAVLVAHAPKAGLVKLYDDRRRFLGVGEVQDDGRIAPRRLLRTS; this comes from the coding sequence ATGGTCTCGCAACGGTGGCCGCGCCGTGATGTGAGCGGCATCCTGCTATTCATCAAATCGCCGGGGCTCAGCTCGAACGAGTCGCTGCAGCGCGTCAAACGCCTCTATCAAGCCCGCAAGGCCGGCCATACGGGCAGCCTGGACCGGCTCGCTACGGGGCTACTGCCGATCTGTTTCGGCGAGGCCACCAAGCTCTCCGGCTTCCTGCTCAATGCCGACAAGTGCTATCGGGCGATCGTGAAGCTCGGGGTGGTGACGACCACCGGAGACGCGGAAGGGGAGGTGATCCGCGAGCGGCCGGTGGGGGACCTCGATTCGGGGCGCGTCGTCGGGGTCTTCCGCGCCATGCTGGGCGAGCGGACCCAGGTGCCGCCCATGCACTCGGCGCTCAAGCACCAGGGCCAGCGGCTCTACGAGCTGGCCCATCGCGGGATCGCGATCGAGCGCCAGCCACGTCCGATCGTGATCCATGCGCTCGACCTGGTCCGCTTTCTGGGCGACGCGCTCGAGATCACCGTGCGCTGTTCCAAGGGGACCTATCTCCGCACCCTGGCCGAGGACATCGGAGAGGTCCTCGGTTGCGGGGCGCATGTCGCGGCTCTGGAACGAACGGCGGTCGGCGCCTTCGAGGTGCGCGACGGCATCGACCTGGACGGGCTCACCGAGATCGCATCCACGGGTCACACGGCGCTCGATGCCAGGCTGCTGCCGCTCGATTGCGTCTTGCCGGGGGAACCCGCCGTCGCGCTGTCTCGGGATGCGGCCTATTACGTGGGGCGGGGTCAGGCGGTCCTGGTGGCGCATGCGCCCAAGGCGGGCCTCGTCAAGCTCTACGACGATCGGCGCCGGTTCCTTGGGGTCGGCGAGGTGCAGGACGACGGCCGGATCGCGCCACGGCGCCTGCTCAGGACGTCATGA
- the rimM gene encoding ribosome maturation factor RimM (Essential for efficient processing of 16S rRNA), with protein sequence MHSYTRPAEGILEYTPWYLDLGEACQAVVRTDAYARQKRLIAYLEGFGDRDGATGLVGADIAVRRAQLRPLQVGEHYWMDLIGLEAYTPSGQHLGSVVGMLDTGANDVLIVRGERDRLVPYVEGVYVRNVDLANRRLELDWRLDD encoded by the coding sequence GTGCATTCTTATACCCGTCCCGCCGAGGGGATCCTCGAGTACACGCCCTGGTATCTGGACTTGGGCGAGGCCTGTCAGGCCGTCGTCAGGACCGATGCCTACGCCCGCCAGAAGAGGCTCATCGCGTATCTGGAGGGCTTCGGCGATCGCGATGGTGCGACCGGGCTCGTGGGCGCGGACATCGCCGTGCGGCGCGCGCAGCTTAGACCCTTGCAAGTCGGTGAACACTATTGGATGGACCTCATCGGCCTGGAGGCCTACACCCCGTCCGGCCAGCATCTCGGGAGCGTCGTCGGCATGCTGGACACGGGGGCGAACGACGTCCTGATCGTGCGGGGCGAGCGCGATCGCCTAGTCCCCTACGTGGAGGGGGTGTACGTCCGCAACGTCGATCTGGCGAACCGCCGGCTGGAGCTCGATTGGCGCCTGGATGATTGA
- the nusA gene encoding transcription termination factor NusA: MNKEILTVVEVVSNEKGVAKDIIFEALEAALASATKRRFREDVDVRVAIDRTTGDYEAFRRWQVVEDAAEDRVAAPPPPRVHTGDLEDEVADTSGIFVPDRQILLRQAREAPGNIERADIEIGHFIEEPIEASEFGRIAAQTAKQVIVQKVRDAERAQVLDAYQDRKGQLVTGTIKRVERGNVILDLGGNAEALIAKEEMLPREIVRPGDRLRGYLRDVRPEKRGPQLFVSRTATDLLIELFRLEVPEIGEGLIDVLGAARDPGIRAKIAVRSRDPRIDPVGACVGMRGSRVQAVSNELGGERVDIIQWNENPAQFVINAMAPAEVVSILVDEDSHSMDVAVVEDQLSQAIGRSGQNVRLASQLTGWELNVMTEAEAAEKTETEIQRIQNMFMESLEVDEEIANILAQEGFSSIEEVAFVPEKEMHDIEEFDPDLIVELRNRAKDWLLTRAIANEERMGDIKPAEDLLAMAGMDTDLAFTLASHGILTLEDLAEQSVDELCEVGDIAPKRAAELIMVARAPWFASAAEGQPVGERLDG, from the coding sequence AGAAGGGTGTCGCGAAGGACATCATCTTCGAGGCCCTGGAGGCCGCGCTCGCCAGCGCCACCAAGCGGCGTTTTCGCGAGGACGTGGACGTGCGCGTCGCGATCGATCGGACGACCGGCGACTACGAGGCCTTTCGGCGCTGGCAGGTCGTGGAGGACGCGGCCGAGGATCGAGTCGCCGCGCCCCCACCCCCGCGGGTTCACACCGGCGACCTCGAGGACGAAGTTGCGGACACGAGCGGCATCTTCGTTCCCGATCGCCAGATCCTCTTGCGTCAGGCGCGCGAAGCCCCAGGGAATATCGAGAGGGCGGATATCGAGATCGGTCACTTCATCGAGGAACCGATAGAGGCCTCGGAGTTCGGCCGCATCGCGGCGCAGACGGCCAAGCAGGTGATCGTGCAGAAGGTCCGCGATGCCGAGCGCGCCCAGGTGCTCGATGCCTATCAGGACCGCAAGGGCCAGCTCGTGACCGGCACGATCAAGCGGGTGGAGCGCGGCAACGTGATCCTCGACCTCGGCGGCAACGCCGAGGCCTTGATCGCCAAGGAAGAGATGCTGCCGCGGGAGATCGTGCGGCCCGGTGACCGGTTGCGCGGCTATCTGCGCGATGTACGGCCGGAGAAACGCGGCCCGCAGCTGTTCGTGAGCCGAACCGCGACCGATCTCCTGATCGAGCTGTTCCGCCTCGAGGTCCCCGAGATCGGCGAAGGGCTCATCGATGTCCTCGGTGCGGCGCGCGACCCCGGGATACGGGCCAAGATCGCTGTCCGCAGCCGCGACCCGCGCATCGATCCCGTTGGCGCGTGCGTCGGGATGCGCGGTTCCAGGGTTCAGGCCGTCTCCAACGAGTTGGGCGGCGAGCGGGTGGACATCATCCAGTGGAACGAAAACCCCGCGCAGTTCGTCATCAACGCCATGGCGCCTGCCGAGGTCGTGTCGATCCTGGTGGATGAAGATTCCCACAGCATGGACGTGGCCGTGGTCGAGGATCAGCTCTCCCAGGCCATCGGGCGCAGCGGCCAGAACGTGCGCCTGGCGAGCCAGCTCACCGGCTGGGAGCTGAACGTCATGACCGAGGCGGAGGCAGCCGAGAAGACCGAGACCGAGATTCAGCGCATCCAGAACATGTTCATGGAGAGCCTAGAGGTCGACGAGGAGATCGCCAACATCCTCGCCCAGGAGGGGTTTTCCAGCATCGAAGAGGTGGCCTTCGTGCCCGAGAAGGAGATGCACGACATCGAGGAATTCGATCCCGATCTGATCGTGGAGCTGCGCAATCGGGCGAAGGACTGGCTGTTGACCCGCGCCATCGCCAACGAAGAGCGCATGGGCGACATCAAGCCCGCCGAGGATCTGCTGGCGATGGCGGGCATGGACACCGACCTGGCGTTCACCCTGGCCAGCCACGGCATCCTGACCCTGGAGGACCTGGCGGAACAATCGGTGGACGAGCTCTGCGAGGTCGGGGACATCGCCCCGAAGCGCGCCGCCGAGCTCATCATGGTGGCGCGCGCCCCGTGGTTCGCATCGGCCGCAGAGGGGCAACCGGTCGGAGAAAGGCTCGATGGCTGA
- the rpsO gene encoding 30S ribosomal protein S15, which translates to MVLTAEAKKDIVDKHRLAPGDTGSPEVQVALLTRRIEGLGEHFKAHQKDHHSRQGLLRIVNKRRKLLEYLKTYHLQRYRDLIAALGLRK; encoded by the coding sequence ATAGTGCTGACCGCCGAGGCAAAGAAAGACATCGTCGATAAGCACCGACTCGCGCCCGGTGACACGGGATCGCCCGAGGTGCAGGTGGCCCTGCTGACCCGTCGCATCGAGGGCCTCGGCGAGCACTTCAAGGCCCACCAGAAAGACCACCATTCCCGGCAGGGGCTTTTGCGCATAGTCAACAAACGCCGCAAGCTCCTGGAATATTTGAAGACTTACCACTTGCAGCGCTACCGCGATCTGATCGCGGCCTTGGGTCTACGCAAATAG
- the pnp gene encoding polyribonucleotide nucleotidyltransferase has product MAAIKRSFEYGPRTVMLETGEIARQATAAVMASMGDTVVLVSVVGNKTAIPGRDFFPLTVDYQERTYAAGKIPGGFFKREGRPSEKETLTSRLIDRPLRPLFPTGFHHEVQIIATVLSLDPEIDPDIPALIGASAAVILSGLPFDGPIGAARVGYIDGQYVLNPTFGQLATSALNLVVAGTKSSVLMVESEADQLSEEVMLGAVMFGHAEMQVAIDNIRALREEAGAGAWAFSPPPEDQALEARLQSFLGGRLREVYATTDKLARRDSLGALRKEAVATLGRGTSTDAPPEWSDAQVAHAFERNEHELVRHMILEEQKRIDGRPMDAVRPIQIRVGLLPRTHGSALFTRGETQALVITALGTERDAQIIDAIEGERRDPFLLHYNFPPYCVGETGRVGSPKRREIGHGRLAKRGVLAVMPDPEEFPYVIRVVSEITESNGSSSMATVCGTSLSLMDAGVPVKAPVAGIAMGLVKEGDKFAVLSDIMGDEDHLGDMDFKVAGTQAGVTALQMDIKISGITREIMEVALAQARTGRLHILQEMNAVLDKPRTEMSEYAPRIITIKIDPEKIRDVIGKGGTTIRAITEQTGAVIDISDDGTVKIASVDNAAGQEARRRVEQITADVQVGMIYEGRVAKLMDFGAFVTILPGKDGLVHISQISEERVENVGDKLREGDMVKVKVLEVDKQGRIRLSMKAVNAGERARV; this is encoded by the coding sequence ATGGCAGCAATAAAAAGAAGCTTCGAGTATGGTCCCCGGACCGTGATGCTGGAGACCGGAGAGATAGCGCGGCAGGCCACGGCCGCGGTAATGGCCAGCATGGGCGACACCGTCGTCCTGGTGAGCGTGGTCGGGAACAAGACGGCGATCCCGGGCCGCGACTTCTTCCCCTTGACCGTCGACTACCAGGAACGGACTTATGCCGCGGGCAAGATCCCGGGCGGGTTCTTCAAGCGCGAAGGGCGTCCCAGCGAGAAGGAGACGCTCACCTCGCGCCTGATCGACCGCCCCTTGCGGCCGCTCTTCCCCACGGGCTTCCATCATGAGGTCCAGATCATCGCGACGGTCCTGTCGCTGGATCCCGAGATCGACCCCGACATCCCGGCGTTGATCGGTGCATCGGCCGCGGTCATCCTATCGGGGCTCCCGTTCGACGGACCGATCGGCGCCGCGCGGGTGGGCTACATCGACGGTCAATACGTACTGAACCCGACCTTTGGCCAGCTCGCAACGTCGGCGCTCAACCTGGTGGTTGCGGGGACAAAGAGCTCGGTGCTCATGGTGGAATCGGAGGCCGATCAGTTGTCTGAGGAGGTGATGCTCGGCGCGGTCATGTTCGGGCATGCAGAGATGCAGGTCGCGATCGACAACATTCGTGCGCTGCGCGAAGAAGCAGGGGCCGGCGCCTGGGCGTTTAGCCCGCCCCCCGAGGATCAGGCGCTCGAGGCGCGTTTGCAGTCCTTCCTGGGCGGGCGGCTGCGCGAGGTCTATGCCACGACCGACAAGCTTGCGCGGCGCGACTCCCTGGGCGCCCTGCGCAAAGAGGCCGTCGCCACGTTGGGCCGCGGGACTTCCACGGATGCGCCGCCCGAGTGGAGCGACGCGCAGGTGGCGCACGCCTTCGAACGGAACGAGCATGAGCTGGTGCGACACATGATCCTGGAGGAGCAGAAGCGCATCGATGGGCGGCCGATGGACGCCGTGCGGCCCATCCAGATCCGGGTCGGGCTATTGCCGCGGACCCATGGCTCGGCGCTCTTCACGCGCGGCGAGACCCAGGCACTCGTGATCACGGCGCTCGGCACCGAGCGGGACGCGCAGATCATCGATGCCATCGAGGGCGAGCGCCGGGATCCGTTCCTCCTGCATTACAACTTCCCCCCCTACTGCGTCGGTGAAACCGGCCGGGTGGGGTCGCCCAAGCGTCGCGAGATCGGTCACGGACGTCTGGCCAAGCGCGGGGTGCTGGCGGTCATGCCGGACCCGGAGGAGTTCCCCTATGTGATCCGCGTGGTATCCGAGATCACCGAATCGAACGGATCGAGCTCCATGGCCACGGTGTGCGGGACCAGCCTCTCGCTCATGGATGCCGGTGTTCCGGTCAAGGCGCCGGTCGCGGGCATCGCCATGGGCCTCGTCAAGGAGGGTGACAAGTTCGCCGTGCTGTCTGACATCATGGGCGATGAGGACCACCTGGGCGACATGGACTTCAAGGTGGCCGGCACCCAGGCTGGTGTCACGGCCCTGCAGATGGACATCAAGATCAGCGGGATCACCCGCGAGATCATGGAGGTCGCGCTCGCCCAGGCGCGCACGGGACGCTTGCACATCTTGCAAGAGATGAATGCCGTCTTGGACAAACCGCGCACCGAGATGTCCGAATATGCGCCGCGCATCATCACCATCAAGATCGATCCCGAAAAGATCAGAGACGTGATCGGCAAGGGCGGCACCACCATCCGCGCCATCACCGAGCAGACCGGCGCCGTCATCGATATCTCCGACGACGGCACCGTGAAGATCGCCTCCGTCGACAACGCCGCCGGGCAGGAAGCGCGCCGGCGCGTCGAGCAAATCACGGCGGATGTGCAGGTGGGGATGATCTATGAGGGTCGGGTCGCCAAGCTCATGGACTTCGGGGCCTTCGTCACCATCCTGCCCGGCAAGGACGGGCTCGTGCACATCTCCCAGATCTCCGAGGAGCGCGTGGAGAACGTCGGGGACAAGCTCCGGGAAGGGGATATGGTCAAGGTGAAGGTCTTGGAGGTGGACAAGCAGGGGCGCATCCGGCTCAGCATGAAGGCCGTGAACGCCGGGGAGCGGGCGAGAGTGTAG
- the infB gene encoding translation initiation factor IF-2: MADVTVEQFAQVVGITVDRLIAQLDEAGLANRQAGDTITENEKGALLSHLRQRHGRGAEGKEPTRIVLQRKTMSEIKLSIERRGARTTTKTVSVEFRKRRTYVKRSVMTEGETQKRAEETAERERVLALEQAAQEETRLAEERRQEEERQRHEAAAREAQEAEARERARAAEQEAREAPVVVPAPPPQPAAAEQRRPERPPARRQKGDGAPAPGRQELHVATSKSGRRKRKPVTRRVVVPISTRHGFAMPTAPIVREVAIPDRVTVAELAQRMSVKAAEVIKCLMNVGTMASINQIIDQDTAAIVVEEMGHKARLLNDDALEADLVRTTSAGEAQADPRSPVVTIMGHVDHGKTSLLDYIRRTRVAAGEAGGITQHIGAYHVSTEKGSITFLDTPGHAAFTAMRARGAKVTDIVILVVAADDGVKTQTVEAIQHAKAAAVPMLVAVTKIDKPEADPERVKQELSVHGILPEEWGGEVLFTPVSAKSGEGIDALLEAILLQAEVMELTAVRDGPASGTVIEARLDKGRGPVATILVQSGTLRKGDVLLCGREFGRIRAMLDENGRVIDEAGPSLPVEVLGLSNVPNAGDEAQVAPDERRAREIAQVRHSKQREGKLARQQAQKLGNVLSRMEEGKASAVNLLIKADVQGSAEALCDALTGLSTDEVRVDIIASGMGAITESDVNLAVTSRAAIIGFNVRADASARRRVEDTGIDLRYYSIIYDVIDDVKAVMSGLLAPEVKETIIGNAEVRDVFRSSRFGAIAGCIVTSGMVRRNSPIRVLRDNIVIFEGGLESLRRFRDDVGEVKSGTECGIGVKDYNDVKPGDQIEVFERVELARSL, encoded by the coding sequence ATGGCTGACGTGACGGTCGAACAGTTCGCCCAGGTCGTCGGGATCACCGTGGATCGCTTGATCGCGCAACTCGACGAGGCCGGACTGGCCAACCGCCAGGCCGGCGACACCATCACCGAAAACGAGAAGGGCGCCTTGCTGTCGCACCTCCGACAGCGCCATGGGCGGGGTGCCGAAGGCAAGGAGCCGACGCGCATCGTCTTGCAGCGCAAGACCATGAGCGAGATCAAGCTCTCGATCGAGCGCCGCGGGGCGCGGACCACCACCAAGACCGTGAGCGTCGAGTTCCGCAAGCGCCGCACCTACGTCAAGCGCAGCGTGATGACGGAGGGAGAGACCCAGAAACGCGCCGAGGAGACGGCCGAGCGCGAACGCGTCCTGGCCCTCGAGCAGGCCGCTCAGGAAGAGACCCGCCTTGCGGAGGAGCGCCGTCAGGAAGAGGAACGCCAGAGGCACGAGGCGGCCGCGCGCGAGGCCCAGGAGGCCGAGGCGCGTGAGCGCGCCCGCGCCGCGGAGCAAGAGGCACGCGAGGCGCCCGTGGTCGTCCCCGCGCCGCCCCCGCAGCCCGCAGCGGCCGAGCAGAGGCGTCCTGAACGACCGCCGGCGCGGCGCCAGAAGGGGGATGGCGCACCCGCGCCGGGCCGCCAGGAGCTGCACGTCGCGACCAGCAAGTCGGGGCGCCGCAAGAGAAAGCCGGTGACGCGGCGGGTGGTCGTGCCGATCTCGACCCGGCACGGGTTTGCGATGCCGACCGCCCCCATCGTGCGCGAGGTCGCGATACCGGATCGCGTGACGGTCGCGGAGCTGGCCCAGAGGATGTCGGTCAAGGCCGCCGAGGTGATCAAGTGCCTGATGAACGTCGGGACGATGGCGAGCATCAACCAGATCATCGACCAGGACACCGCCGCCATCGTCGTGGAAGAGATGGGGCACAAGGCCAGGCTCTTGAACGACGACGCGCTCGAGGCCGACCTCGTGCGCACCACCTCCGCGGGCGAGGCACAGGCCGATCCGCGATCGCCTGTGGTGACCATCATGGGGCATGTCGATCACGGTAAGACGTCGTTGCTCGATTACATCCGGCGCACCCGGGTCGCGGCGGGGGAGGCCGGCGGGATCACGCAGCACATCGGTGCCTATCACGTCTCGACCGAAAAGGGCAGCATCACCTTCCTCGATACCCCCGGGCATGCGGCCTTTACCGCGATGCGGGCGCGGGGCGCCAAGGTGACGGACATCGTCATCCTGGTGGTCGCCGCCGACGACGGCGTCAAGACCCAGACGGTCGAGGCCATCCAGCACGCCAAGGCCGCCGCGGTCCCGATGCTGGTCGCCGTCACCAAGATTGACAAACCGGAGGCCGATCCGGAGCGCGTCAAGCAAGAGTTGTCCGTGCACGGCATCCTCCCCGAGGAGTGGGGCGGCGAGGTCCTATTCACCCCGGTGTCTGCCAAGTCCGGCGAGGGGATCGATGCCTTGTTGGAGGCCATCCTGTTGCAGGCCGAGGTGATGGAGCTCACGGCCGTCCGGGACGGCCCGGCCTCCGGCACCGTGATCGAGGCGCGGCTCGATAAGGGGCGTGGACCGGTGGCCACGATCCTGGTCCAAAGCGGCACGCTCCGGAAGGGCGATGTGCTCCTGTGCGGGCGGGAGTTCGGCCGCATCCGCGCGATGCTGGACGAGAACGGGCGGGTCATCGACGAGGCCGGGCCGTCGCTGCCGGTCGAGGTATTGGGTCTGTCCAATGTCCCCAATGCCGGTGACGAGGCCCAGGTCGCCCCCGATGAGCGCCGGGCGCGCGAGATCGCGCAGGTCCGCCACAGCAAGCAGCGCGAGGGCAAGCTGGCCCGGCAGCAGGCCCAGAAGCTCGGCAACGTCCTTTCCCGGATGGAGGAGGGCAAGGCCAGCGCCGTGAACCTGCTCATCAAAGCCGACGTACAGGGCTCCGCGGAGGCGCTCTGCGATGCCTTGACCGGCCTGTCCACCGACGAGGTGCGCGTCGATATCATCGCGAGCGGCATGGGTGCGATCACCGAATCCGATGTAAACCTGGCCGTGACATCGCGTGCCGCCATCATCGGCTTCAATGTCCGCGCCGATGCCTCGGCGCGCCGACGGGTCGAGGACACCGGGATCGACCTGCGCTATTACAGCATTATCTACGACGTCATCGACGATGTGAAAGCGGTGATGAGCGGCCTTCTGGCCCCGGAGGTCAAAGAGACGATCATCGGCAACGCGGAGGTGCGCGACGTGTTCCGATCCTCGCGCTTCGGCGCCATCGCCGGCTGTATCGTGACGAGCGGCATGGTACGCCGCAACAGCCCCATCCGGGTGCTGCGCGACAATATCGTGATCTTCGAAGGCGGCTTGGAGTCCTTACGCCGCTTCCGCGACGACGTCGGCGAGGTCAAGTCCGGCACCGAATGCGGGATCGGCGTCAAGGACTACAATGACGTCAAACCCGGCGATCAGATCGAGGTCTTCGAACGGGTCGAGCTGGCCCGCAGTCTGTAA
- the rbfA gene encoding 30S ribosome-binding factor RbfA gives MGITDSGGSVEVNMAGRIERASGGEDRTLRVAALIQRTLAPLLQAEARERGLGLLSVTSVVLSPDLRHAKVYVSALSGGVPDPIARIQRRVGRYRAHVAKVLRLRVVPRLVIVADDTQARAARINALLAGSNGAPGAASADPARTPFSN, from the coding sequence GTGGGGATTACAGACAGCGGGGGCTCGGTCGAGGTCAATATGGCAGGTCGGATCGAACGGGCGAGCGGTGGCGAAGACCGCACCCTGCGTGTCGCGGCCCTCATCCAGCGCACGCTCGCCCCGCTCTTGCAGGCGGAGGCGCGGGAACGCGGTCTGGGTCTTCTGAGCGTCACGAGCGTCGTGCTCAGCCCCGATCTGCGGCATGCCAAGGTCTATGTCTCGGCGCTGTCGGGAGGCGTTCCCGATCCCATTGCTCGCATACAGCGTCGTGTCGGGCGCTATCGAGCCCATGTCGCCAAGGTGCTGCGGCTGCGGGTGGTGCCACGGCTCGTGATCGTCGCCGATGACACACAGGCGCGCGCGGCGCGGATCAACGCGCTGCTCGCGGGCTCGAACGGCGCTCCCGGCGCTGCGTCGGCGGATCCCGCCCGCACCCCCTTTTCTAATTAA
- the rplS gene encoding 50S ribosomal protein L19, producing the protein MSQIILQIESEMMTREVPAFRPGDTVVVQVKVKEGERQRLQAFEGVVIARRNRGLNSSFTVRKLSHGEGVERAFQLYSPLIHDITVKRRGDVRRAKLYYTRHLSGKAARIKEKITARQ; encoded by the coding sequence ATGAGCCAGATCATTCTACAGATCGAGTCGGAGATGATGACCCGCGAGGTCCCGGCGTTTCGGCCCGGGGACACGGTGGTCGTCCAAGTCAAGGTGAAGGAAGGGGAGCGCCAACGCCTGCAGGCGTTCGAGGGCGTGGTGATCGCCAGACGCAACCGGGGGCTCAACTCCTCGTTCACCGTTCGGAAGCTGTCGCACGGCGAGGGCGTCGAGCGTGCGTTTCAACTCTACAGCCCGCTCATTCACGATATCACCGTGAAGCGGCGCGGCGACGTGCGCCGGGCCAAGCTCTACTACACCCGCCACTTGAGCGGCAAGGCGGCGCGCATCAAGGAGAAGATCACCGCCCGCCAGTAG
- the trmD gene encoding tRNA (guanosine(37)-N1)-methyltransferase TrmD yields the protein MRIAVVTLFPEMFRAVMDYGVTGRAVARGDVRIETRNPRDFATGHYRAVDDRPYGGGPGMVMMYRPLVDAIAAARGALGPGARVIAMTPQGRRLGQAAVVGLVEQGPLVIVAGRYEGLDERVLESQVDEEWSIGDYVLSGGEIAAMVLIDAMVRLLPGVLGHAESAREESFQTGLLDHPHYTRPEVIDGRTVPPVLLTGDHGVIRGWRLKAALGRTWIRRPDLLAGRSFGPNEATLLEEYLRERDGRPS from the coding sequence TTGCGGATCGCGGTGGTCACTCTGTTCCCCGAGATGTTTCGGGCGGTCATGGACTATGGCGTTACCGGGCGCGCGGTGGCCCGGGGTGACGTCCGGATCGAGACACGCAATCCCCGGGACTTCGCCACGGGCCATTACCGGGCCGTGGATGATCGCCCGTATGGCGGCGGCCCCGGGATGGTGATGATGTACCGGCCGCTGGTGGACGCCATCGCCGCTGCGCGCGGCGCTCTAGGGCCCGGGGCCCGCGTGATCGCGATGACGCCGCAGGGCCGGCGCCTCGGTCAGGCGGCGGTCGTGGGGCTGGTCGAACAGGGGCCGCTGGTGATCGTGGCCGGCCGCTACGAGGGCTTGGACGAGCGGGTGCTCGAGTCGCAGGTGGACGAAGAATGGTCGATCGGCGATTATGTCCTGAGCGGGGGTGAGATCGCGGCCATGGTGCTGATCGATGCGATGGTGCGCCTGCTCCCGGGCGTCCTCGGGCACGCCGAGTCGGCACGCGAGGAGTCGTTCCAGACGGGGCTCCTGGATCACCCGCATTACACGCGGCCCGAGGTGATCGATGGGCGGACGGTGCCGCCGGTGCTGCTCACGGGCGACCACGGGGTGATCCGGGGTTGGCGGCTGAAGGCGGCCCTGGGGCGGACCTGGATCAGAAGGCCGGACCTCCTGGCCGGGCGGTCGTTTGGTCCGAACGAGGCCACGCTCCTGGAAGAGTACCTTCGGGAGCGGGATGGGCGGCCGTCTTGA